A region from the Branchiostoma lanceolatum isolate klBraLanc5 chromosome 2, klBraLanc5.hap2, whole genome shotgun sequence genome encodes:
- the LOC136427853 gene encoding dimethylglycine dehydrogenase, mitochondrial-like, producing MASAIMLKGLGLAAAAARGGPRLQSLFAACKLHTTSSSSSTANSEDRASSGPLGKRLKDQAETVIIGGGCVGTSLAYHLAKAGQKDVVLLEKTELTAGSTWHAAGLTALYHPGINVKNLHYYSIWLFNELEKETGQNVGFHSPGSIRIASTPERVDEFRYQMQRQGWNKAPQWLLTPEEVHEMHPLLNKDKVLMGLYNPGDGHIDPYSLTQAYAIGARMYGADIYQKTMVTGLGMRGDGSWNVDTPYGTIHAQRVVNAAGFWSHELGLMTGFELPLIPVHHQYVITGPVPELKSRTQEIPVIRDLEGSYYLRQERDGILIGPYEKEDKMELQDHWIKDGVPPGFGKELFESNLDRISDNLEAAMEMVPVFRDAEISRIVCGPIMYTPDILPLMGPYRAQGAQNYWMAAGFGYGVIHSGGAGKYLTDWILNGEPPYDLIELDPNRYGETWCDRQYVATKARESYGYNNVVGYPKEERFAGRPTARVSGIYQTLLDKGADMGFHSGWEQPSWFAEEGDTHGYHPSFRRTNWFHPVGRECELVLSRAGVIDLTPFGKFEIKGPDSVKFLDYLCANNVPKTGKTCISHMLTPRGRVYAELTISRLGEDHFFAITGSGSEFHDLRWMEDHALKGGYDVTISNITDEVACLGIAGPRSRDVLEKLTSGDLSEEGFKFLAVHDISLGGVDVRAIRISYTGELGWELYHAREDTARLYEALMSAGQEFGLGDFGTHAMGSLRLEKGFRGWGAEMTVDNNPFEAGLDFFIKLNKPADFIGKQSLQQLQQEGLTRKLVCLTVEVEESGPDAEGNETIWHDGKVVGNTTSGAYGYQIQKSIAYAYVPLHLAEPGTVVEVELLGSRRPATVQQEPLVQTEPVRTRLARKRAADTARGKIPA from the exons ATGGCCAGCGCAATCATGCTGAAGGGACTGGGCCTGGCGGCGGCGGCAGCGAGGGGAGGACCCCGCTTGCAAAGTTTGTTCGCCGCCTGCAAGCTGCACACGacttcttcaagttcaagcacAGCGAACTCAGAAGACAG GGCAAGTTCGGGTCCACTTGGGAAGCGTCTGAAGGACCAGGCAGAGACAGTGATCATCGGTGGAGGATGTGTGGGGACCAGTCTCGCCTATCACCTGGCCAAGGCAGGTCAGAAGGACGTTGTACTGCTGGAGAAGACAGAGCTGACCGCTGGGTCAACATGGCACGCT GCTGGCCTGACAGCACTGTACCATCCTGGAATCAATGTCAAGAACCTGCACTACTACAGCATCTGGCTCTTCAATGAGCTGGAGAAGGAGACAGGGCAG AATGTAGGATTCCATTCACCGGGCAGCATCAGGATTGCCTCCACTCCTGAGCGGGTGGACGAGTTTCGGTATCAGATGCAACGCCAGGGATGGAACAAGGCGCCACAGTGGCTGCTGACGCCAGAGGAAGTACACGAGATGCACCCTCTACTCAACAAGGACAAG GTTTTGATGGGCCTCTACAACCCAGGGGACGGTCATATCGACCCCTACTCTCTCACCCAGGCCTACGCCATCGGTGCTCGTATGTACGGGGCGGACATCTACCAGAAGACCATGGTGACAGGCCTGGGGATGCGCGGTGATGGCAGCTGGAATGTGGACACACCGTACGGCACTATCCACGCACAGAGAGTGGTCAATGCTGCAG GTTTCTGGTCGCACGAGTTAGGTCTCATGACTGGGTTTGAGTTGCCACTAATCCCAGTCCACCACCAGTACGTCATCACCGGCCCCGTACCGGAGCTCAAGTCACGCACGCAGGAAATTCCCGTCATACGCGACCTGGAGGGGTCGTACTACCTGCGACAGGAGAGGGACGGGATCCTGATTGGTCCCTACGAGAAGGAGGACAAGATGGAGCTGCAGGACCATTGGATCAAGGACGGGGTCCCTCCAG GTTTTGGAAAAGAGTTATTCGAGTCAAATCTCGACCGCATCTCGGACAACTTGGAGGCTGCAATGGAGATGGTTCCCGTGTTCCGTGACGCCGAAATCTCGCGCATTGTCTGTGGACCAATCATGTACACCCCCGACATCCTACCGCTGATGGGGCCTTACAGGGCACAGGGGGCGCAGAACTACTGGATGGCCGCTGGGTTTGG GTATGGAGTGATCCACAGTGGGGGTGCAGGCAAGTACCTGACTGACTGGATCCTGAATGGGGAGCCACCTTATGATCTCATAGAACTCGATCCCAACAG GTATGGGGAGACATGGTGTGACAGACAGTATGTGGCTACTAAGGCCAGGGAGTCCTACGGGTACAACAACGTCGTGGGGTACCCTAAGGAGGAGAGGTTTGCCGGCCGCCCCACAGCCAGGGTCAGCGGCATCTACCAAACCCTGCTGGACAAGGGTGCCGACATGGGCTTCCACTCAG GTTGGGAGCAGCCCAGCTGGTTTGCTGAAGAAGGCGACACACACGGATACCACCCCAGCTTCAGACGCACAAACTGGTTCCATCCGGTCGGCAGGGAGTGTGAACTGGTGCTATCCAGGGCTGGGGTCATCGACCTGACACCGTTCGGAAAGTTTGAGATCAAAGGTCCCGATTCAGTAAAGTTTCTGGACTACCTGTGTGCAAACAATGTACCAAAG ACTGGGAAGACATGCATCAGTCACATGTTGACTCCCAGAGGACGGGTGTACGCGGAGTTGACCATCTCCAGACTAGGAGAGGATCACTTCTTTGCCATCACGGGGTCTGGATCAGAGTTTCACGATCTCAG GTGGATGGAGGACCATGCACTAAAGGGAGGCTATGACGTCACCATCTCTAACATCACGGACGAGGTCGCTTGTCTGGGCATCGCTGGTCCGCGTTCCAGAGATGTGCTGGAGAAgctgacctcaggtgacctgaGCGAGGAAGGGTTCAAGTTCCTGGCTGTCCATGACATCAGTCTGGGCGGAGTCGATGTCAGAGCCATCAGGATATCTTACACTG GCGAGCTCGGCTGGGAGTTGTACCACGCCAGAGAGGACACAGCCCGGCTGTACGAGGCCCTGATGTCGGCAGGACAGGAGTTCGGGCTGGGGGACTTCGGCACCCACGCCATGGGCTCCCTCAGGCTGGAGAAGGGCttcagggggtggggggctgag ATGACAGTTGACAACAATCCGTTTGAAGCAGGCTTGGATTTCTTCATCAAACTCAACAAG CCTGCAGACTTTATCGGTAAGCAGTCCctgcagcagctgcagcaggAGGGTCTGACCCGGAAGCTGGTGTGTCTGACTGTGGAGGTGGAGGAGAGCGGTCCTGATGCTGAGGGCAACGAGACCATCTGGCACGACGGGAAG GTTGTTGGGAACACGACATCAGGAGCGTACGGCTACCAGATCCAGAAGTCCATAGCCTACGCCTACGTCCCACTACATCTTGCTGAGCCAGGTACCGTGGTGGAGGTGGAGTTGCTAGGCAGCCGCCGCCCGGCAACTGTGCAACAGGAGCCATTGGTCCAAACAGAACCAGTTCGGACAAGACTAGCCAGGAAAAGGGCAGCTGACACAGCAAGGGGGAAGATCCCAGCATGA
- the LOC136427855 gene encoding betaine--homocysteine S-methyltransferase 1-like — protein MSETNGAPKKGVLERLRDGVVVGDGGFVFALEKRGYVKAGPWTPEATVEHPEAVRQLHREFVRAGADVCQTFTFYASDDKLDNRGNQANKTHTGAKINQAACDLAKEVANEGGCLVAGGISQTPTYLSGKGKEAVQAEFRKQIKIFIANNIDFLLAEYYEHVEEVEWAIEVLKETGKPVAANMCIGPEGDMHGVSAGECAVRMARAGADIVGINCHFDPFVCLEGMRKMKAALDKADLHPYLMVQPLAFMTPDASKQGFIDLPEFPFALEPRICSRWEIMKFAREAYEIGIRYIGGCCGFEPYHIRAVSEELSKERGGFLPEGSQKHDQWGLGLRLHTKPWVRARARREYWENLKPASGRPFSSSCSKPDNWGVTAGHDMLKQKTDATTEDEIKQLAAK, from the exons ATGTCGGAG ACAAATGGAGCTCCGAAGAAGGGTGTTCTGGAGAGGCTGCGGGATGGGGTCGTGGTGGGAGACGGTGGCTTCGTCTTCGCCCTGGAGAAGCGTGGCTACGTGAAGGCGGGTCCGTGGACGCCAGAGGCAACAGTCGAGCACCCTGAGGCTG TTCGCCAGCTGCACCGTGAGTTTGTCCGTGCTGGCGCGGACGTCTGTCAGACGTTCACCTTCTATGCCAGCGACGACAAGCTGGACAACCGTGGGAACCAAGCCAACAAGACTCACACA GGTGCCAAAATCAACCAAGCGGCATGCGACCTAGCCAAGGAGGTAGCCAACGAGGGAGGATGTCTCGTAGCTGGCGGCATTTCACAGACCCCGACCTACCTGAGTGGGAAAGGGAAGGAGGCTGTCCAGGCCGAGTTTCGCAAGCAGATCAAGATTTTCATCGCCAACAACATTGACTTCCTGCTGGCTGAG TACTACGAGCATGTGGAAGAAGTGGAATGGGCCATCGAGGTGTTGAAGGAGACCGGGAAGCCGGTGGCAGCCAACATGTGCATCGGGCCGGAGGGAGACATGCACGGGGTGTCCGCCGGAGAGTGCGCTGTGCGCATGGCCAGGGCCG GAGCGGACATCGTGGGCATCAACTGCCACTTCGACCCGTTCGTGTGCCTGGAGGGCATGAGGAAGATGAAGGCTGCGCTTGACAAGGCAGACCTCCATCCCTACCTGATGGTGCAGCCGCTCGCATTCATGACTCCTGATGCTAGCAAACAGGGATTCATCGACCTGCCAGAGTTCCCCTTCG CTTTGGAACCACGCATCTGTAGCCGCTGGGAGATCATGAAGTTCGCCCGGGAGGCCTACGAGATCGGGATCCGGTACATCGGCGGCTGCTGTGGATTCGAGCCGTACCACATCAGGGCAGTAAGCGAGGAGCTCAGCAAGGAGAGGGGAGGGTTCCTGCCGGAAGGTTCCCAGAAACACGACCAGTGGGGACTGGGTCTGCGTCTGCACACGAAGCCGTGGGTCCGTGCCAG GGCCCGTCGTGAGTACTGGGAGAACCTGAAGCCCGCCAGCGGACGtcccttctcctcctcctgctccAAACCCGATAACTGGGGGGTCACAGCTGGCCACGACATGCTCAAACAGAAGACAGATGCCACTACGGAAGACGAGATCAAACAACTGGCAGCAAAATGA